The Mauremys reevesii isolate NIE-2019 linkage group 1, ASM1616193v1, whole genome shotgun sequence genome has a segment encoding these proteins:
- the FGF23 gene encoding fibroblast growth factor 23, with protein MSQPSQCSCLDFMLFVLCSFKAIAAFPNFSPLLNPSWGNTDSLMHLYTSTEKNSFHLQINPDGYVDGTPHQSIYSALMIKSEDAGYVVITGVKSGRYLCMDVKGNIFGSHYFSQEDCIFKQRTLENGYDVYQSPKYNFLVSLGRAKQAFFPGMNPPPYSQFLPRRNEIPLIRFNTPEPHRHTRNADIDPLQILIPQGEAFDTGPQRLQTHFAHLPREPMRINPNDVVNPDDPLAMMDVRRNGSPRFYITR; from the exons ATGTCACAGCCCAGTCAGTGCAGCTGCCTGGACTTCATGCTGTTTGTGCTATGCAGCTTCAAGGCTATTGCTGCCTTTCCTAACTTCTCTCCACTGCTGAATCCCAGCTGGGGAAACACAGACAGCCTGATGCACCTGTACACATCTACTGAGAAGAACAGCTTCCATCTGCAAATCAACCCCGATGGTTATGTTGATGGCACACCTCACCAATCCATTTACA GTGCCCTAATGATCAAATCTGAGGATGCTGGCTATGTGGTGATAACAGGTGTAAAGAGCGGGCGCTACCTATGTATGGACGTTAAAGGAAATATCTTTGGATCG CATTACTTCAGCCAAGAGGACTGCATATTTAAACAAAGAACACTAGAAAATGGATATGATGTGTACCAATCTCCCAAGTACAACTTTCTGGTCAGCCTGGGCAGGGCTAAACAAGCTTTCTTCCCTGGTATGAATCCACCACCGTACTCCCAGTTTTTGCCCAGGAGAAATGAAATCCCTCTGATCCGATTCAACACACCTGAACCCCACAGGCACACTAGAAATGCTGACATTGATCCCCTCCAGATTTTGATCCCGCAGGGAGAGGCCTTTGACACAGGACCTCAGAGGTTGCAGACTCACTTTGCTCACCTGCCTAGAGAACCCATGAGAATCAATCCAAATGATGTGGTCAATCCAGATGACCCACTCGCCATGATGGATGTCAGAAGGAATGGAAGTCCGCGGTTTTACATTACAAGATAG